A part of Cannabis sativa cultivar Pink pepper isolate KNU-18-1 chromosome 6, ASM2916894v1, whole genome shotgun sequence genomic DNA contains:
- the LOC115695990 gene encoding metacaspase-3 isoform X2: MAGRRERYVRCRCGTQLLVPLEAPNFKCPICQSITQIRPNNNNYSSGGGQDYLHNAAAKFRNVVTNMINVNTALGGYSGYYNPQMPPAPMAVAPPRPSPRPGLGSGSSFGRRRAVLCGVSYIGQKQHCKGSVNDVSYMKYFLVEKMRFPSDCLLILTEHEKDPLRIPTRRNMLLALRWLVEGSRAGDSLVFFYSGHGSRQQDKDHDEADGVDETLCPTDYETAGKIVDDEINATIVRPLPYGATLHAIIDACYSGTVLDLPFVCRMNRDGFYNWEDQRNQSIYKGTKGGVAVSISACDDHQTSADTDALTGGNALAGAMTYSFILAVQSEPGLTYGRLMTLMRNTIREAQTGIRLNGPIAALVNKILRTQLSQVPQLSSSEEFDIYSKRFMI, from the exons ATGGCTGGTAGAAGAGAAAGATATGTCCGATGTCGATGTGGGACACAACTTCTAGTTCCACTAGAAGCACCAAACTTTAAATGCCCAATCTGCCAATCAATCACCCAAATTCgacccaacaacaacaactatagTAGTGGTGGTGGGCAGGACTATCTCCACAACGCCGCAGCTAAGTTTAGAAACGTTGTAACCAACATGATAAACGTGAATACAGCTTTAGGAGGATATAGCGGTTATTATAATCCTCAGATGCCACCAGCCCCGATGGCGGTGGCTCCTCCGAGGCCGAGCCCGAGACCTGGCTTGGGTTCTGGTTCTTCATTTGGGAGGAGGAGAGCTGTGCTTTGTGGTGTGAGTTATATTGGTCAGAAGCAACATTGTAAAGGAAGTGTTAACGATGTTAGTTACATGAAGTATTTTCTTGTTGAAAAGATGAGATTTCCTTCTGATTGCTTACTCATTCTCACAG AACATGAAAAGGACCCTCTAAGGATCCCAACAAGAAGAAATATGCTACTGGCTTTGAGGTGGCTGGTGGAAGGCAGCCGCGCCGGAGACTCGTTGGTGTTCTTCTACTCCGGCCACGGCTCAAGGCAGCAAGACAAGGACCACGACGAGGCTGACGGAGTCGACGAAACCTTGTGCCCCACTGATTACGAAACTGCCGGAAAAATTGTGGATGATGAGATTAATGCCACCATTGTTAGACCACTCCCTTATGGTGCAACTCTTCATGCCATTATTGATGCTTGTTATAGTGGAACAGTCCTTGATCTTCCCTTTGTTTGTAGGATGAACAG AGATGGATTCTACAATTGGGAAGATCAGAGAAACCAATCAATATACAAAGGAACAAAGGGAGGAGTTGCTGTGTCTATTAGTGCTTGTGATGATCATCAAACCTCGGCCGACACTGAT GCTTTAACAGGAGGAAATGCATTGGCAGGAGCAATGACATACAGCTTCATACTAGCAGTGCAGAGCGAACCAGGACTGACTTATGGCCGCCTCATGACTTTAATGCGTAACACCATTCGTGAAGCTCAAACTGGCATACGCCTCAACGGTCCCATTGCTGCTCTCGTTAACAAAATTCTACGTACACAATTATCACAG GTGCCACAATTGTCGTCGTCTGAGGAATTTGATATTTACTCAAAACGTTTTATGATAtag
- the LOC115695990 gene encoding metacaspase-3 isoform X1, which yields MAGRRERYVRCRCGTQLLVPLEAPNFKCPICQSITQIRPNNNNYSSGGGQDYLHNAAAKFRNVVTNMINVNTALGGYSGYYNPQMPPAPMAVAPPRPSPRPGLGSGSSFGRRRAVLCGVSYIGQKQHCKGSVNDVSYMKYFLVEKMRFPSDCLLILTEHEKDPLRIPTRRNMLLALRWLVEGSRAGDSLVFFYSGHGSRQQDKDHDEADGVDETLCPTDYETAGKIVDDEINATIVRPLPYGATLHAIIDACYSGTVLDLPFVCRMNSRDGFYNWEDQRNQSIYKGTKGGVAVSISACDDHQTSADTDALTGGNALAGAMTYSFILAVQSEPGLTYGRLMTLMRNTIREAQTGIRLNGPIAALVNKILRTQLSQVPQLSSSEEFDIYSKRFMI from the exons ATGGCTGGTAGAAGAGAAAGATATGTCCGATGTCGATGTGGGACACAACTTCTAGTTCCACTAGAAGCACCAAACTTTAAATGCCCAATCTGCCAATCAATCACCCAAATTCgacccaacaacaacaactatagTAGTGGTGGTGGGCAGGACTATCTCCACAACGCCGCAGCTAAGTTTAGAAACGTTGTAACCAACATGATAAACGTGAATACAGCTTTAGGAGGATATAGCGGTTATTATAATCCTCAGATGCCACCAGCCCCGATGGCGGTGGCTCCTCCGAGGCCGAGCCCGAGACCTGGCTTGGGTTCTGGTTCTTCATTTGGGAGGAGGAGAGCTGTGCTTTGTGGTGTGAGTTATATTGGTCAGAAGCAACATTGTAAAGGAAGTGTTAACGATGTTAGTTACATGAAGTATTTTCTTGTTGAAAAGATGAGATTTCCTTCTGATTGCTTACTCATTCTCACAG AACATGAAAAGGACCCTCTAAGGATCCCAACAAGAAGAAATATGCTACTGGCTTTGAGGTGGCTGGTGGAAGGCAGCCGCGCCGGAGACTCGTTGGTGTTCTTCTACTCCGGCCACGGCTCAAGGCAGCAAGACAAGGACCACGACGAGGCTGACGGAGTCGACGAAACCTTGTGCCCCACTGATTACGAAACTGCCGGAAAAATTGTGGATGATGAGATTAATGCCACCATTGTTAGACCACTCCCTTATGGTGCAACTCTTCATGCCATTATTGATGCTTGTTATAGTGGAACAGTCCTTGATCTTCCCTTTGTTTGTAGGATGAACAG CAGAGATGGATTCTACAATTGGGAAGATCAGAGAAACCAATCAATATACAAAGGAACAAAGGGAGGAGTTGCTGTGTCTATTAGTGCTTGTGATGATCATCAAACCTCGGCCGACACTGAT GCTTTAACAGGAGGAAATGCATTGGCAGGAGCAATGACATACAGCTTCATACTAGCAGTGCAGAGCGAACCAGGACTGACTTATGGCCGCCTCATGACTTTAATGCGTAACACCATTCGTGAAGCTCAAACTGGCATACGCCTCAACGGTCCCATTGCTGCTCTCGTTAACAAAATTCTACGTACACAATTATCACAG GTGCCACAATTGTCGTCGTCTGAGGAATTTGATATTTACTCAAAACGTTTTATGATAtag
- the LOC115695990 gene encoding metacaspase-3 isoform X4 gives MAGRRERYVRCRCGTQLLVPLEAPNFKCPICQSITQIRPNNNNYSSGGGQDYLHNAAAKFRNVVTNMINVNTALGGYSGYYNPQMPPAPMAVAPPRPSPRPGLGSGSSFGRRRAVLCGVSYIGQKQHCKGSVNDVSYMKYFLVEKMRFPSDCLLILTEHEKDPLRIPTRRNMLLALRWLVEGSRAGDSLVFFYSGHGSRQQDKDHDEADGVDETLCPTDYETAGKIVDDEINATIVRPLPYGATLHAIIDACYSGTVLDLPFVCRMNRDGFYNWEDQRNQSIYKGTKGGVAVSISACDDHQTSADTDVHAGFNRRKCIGRSNDIQLHTSSAERTRTDLWPPHDFNA, from the exons ATGGCTGGTAGAAGAGAAAGATATGTCCGATGTCGATGTGGGACACAACTTCTAGTTCCACTAGAAGCACCAAACTTTAAATGCCCAATCTGCCAATCAATCACCCAAATTCgacccaacaacaacaactatagTAGTGGTGGTGGGCAGGACTATCTCCACAACGCCGCAGCTAAGTTTAGAAACGTTGTAACCAACATGATAAACGTGAATACAGCTTTAGGAGGATATAGCGGTTATTATAATCCTCAGATGCCACCAGCCCCGATGGCGGTGGCTCCTCCGAGGCCGAGCCCGAGACCTGGCTTGGGTTCTGGTTCTTCATTTGGGAGGAGGAGAGCTGTGCTTTGTGGTGTGAGTTATATTGGTCAGAAGCAACATTGTAAAGGAAGTGTTAACGATGTTAGTTACATGAAGTATTTTCTTGTTGAAAAGATGAGATTTCCTTCTGATTGCTTACTCATTCTCACAG AACATGAAAAGGACCCTCTAAGGATCCCAACAAGAAGAAATATGCTACTGGCTTTGAGGTGGCTGGTGGAAGGCAGCCGCGCCGGAGACTCGTTGGTGTTCTTCTACTCCGGCCACGGCTCAAGGCAGCAAGACAAGGACCACGACGAGGCTGACGGAGTCGACGAAACCTTGTGCCCCACTGATTACGAAACTGCCGGAAAAATTGTGGATGATGAGATTAATGCCACCATTGTTAGACCACTCCCTTATGGTGCAACTCTTCATGCCATTATTGATGCTTGTTATAGTGGAACAGTCCTTGATCTTCCCTTTGTTTGTAGGATGAACAG AGATGGATTCTACAATTGGGAAGATCAGAGAAACCAATCAATATACAAAGGAACAAAGGGAGGAGTTGCTGTGTCTATTAGTGCTTGTGATGATCATCAAACCTCGGCCGACACTGAT GTGCATGCAGGCTTTAACAGGAGGAAATGCATTGGCAGGAGCAATGACATACAGCTTCATACTAGCAGTGCAGAGCGAACCAGGACTGACTTATGGCCGCCTCATGACTTTAATGCGTAA
- the LOC115695990 gene encoding metacaspase-3 isoform X3 translates to MAGRRERYVRCRCGTQLLVPLEAPNFKCPICQSITQIRPNNNNYSSGGGQDYLHNAAAKFRNVVTNMINVNTALGGYSGYYNPQMPPAPMAVAPPRPSPRPGLGSGSSFGRRRAVLCGVSYIGQKQHCKGSVNDVSYMKYFLVEKMRFPSDCLLILTEHEKDPLRIPTRRNMLLALRWLVEGSRAGDSLVFFYSGHGSRQQDKDHDEADGVDETLCPTDYETAGKIVDDEINATIVRPLPYGATLHAIIDACYSGTVLDLPFVCRMNSRDGFYNWEDQRNQSIYKGTKGGVAVSISACDDHQTSADTDVHAGFNRRKCIGRSNDIQLHTSSAERTRTDLWPPHDFNA, encoded by the exons ATGGCTGGTAGAAGAGAAAGATATGTCCGATGTCGATGTGGGACACAACTTCTAGTTCCACTAGAAGCACCAAACTTTAAATGCCCAATCTGCCAATCAATCACCCAAATTCgacccaacaacaacaactatagTAGTGGTGGTGGGCAGGACTATCTCCACAACGCCGCAGCTAAGTTTAGAAACGTTGTAACCAACATGATAAACGTGAATACAGCTTTAGGAGGATATAGCGGTTATTATAATCCTCAGATGCCACCAGCCCCGATGGCGGTGGCTCCTCCGAGGCCGAGCCCGAGACCTGGCTTGGGTTCTGGTTCTTCATTTGGGAGGAGGAGAGCTGTGCTTTGTGGTGTGAGTTATATTGGTCAGAAGCAACATTGTAAAGGAAGTGTTAACGATGTTAGTTACATGAAGTATTTTCTTGTTGAAAAGATGAGATTTCCTTCTGATTGCTTACTCATTCTCACAG AACATGAAAAGGACCCTCTAAGGATCCCAACAAGAAGAAATATGCTACTGGCTTTGAGGTGGCTGGTGGAAGGCAGCCGCGCCGGAGACTCGTTGGTGTTCTTCTACTCCGGCCACGGCTCAAGGCAGCAAGACAAGGACCACGACGAGGCTGACGGAGTCGACGAAACCTTGTGCCCCACTGATTACGAAACTGCCGGAAAAATTGTGGATGATGAGATTAATGCCACCATTGTTAGACCACTCCCTTATGGTGCAACTCTTCATGCCATTATTGATGCTTGTTATAGTGGAACAGTCCTTGATCTTCCCTTTGTTTGTAGGATGAACAG CAGAGATGGATTCTACAATTGGGAAGATCAGAGAAACCAATCAATATACAAAGGAACAAAGGGAGGAGTTGCTGTGTCTATTAGTGCTTGTGATGATCATCAAACCTCGGCCGACACTGAT GTGCATGCAGGCTTTAACAGGAGGAAATGCATTGGCAGGAGCAATGACATACAGCTTCATACTAGCAGTGCAGAGCGAACCAGGACTGACTTATGGCCGCCTCATGACTTTAATGCGTAA